Below is a genomic region from Miscanthus floridulus cultivar M001 chromosome 1, ASM1932011v1, whole genome shotgun sequence.
cgaCGTTGAACCGGGCCACCACGCCGCCATGGATGTCGGTGAGCTTGCTCCCGAGCTCCACTAGCCACGATAGCTGCACCAGTAGGTTCGCCTTGCGAAGGAGAGTGCGATAGAGTAGACCTCCTCGCCGGAGACCTCGCCAGCGGCGAGGTTAGCCGTAGTCAGCACcgcccttcttcctctcccgctgacaggtggggtcccgccCCCCAGGCCCATTTGTTAGCCCTTGTGTGTGTACGCGCGTGTACAGATCCCGGTGGATCTAGCGTTTTTGAATCGGGATTTTCAGAAGGAATAAAAGAAACGATTTACAGATtttgtttaaatgctttggaaattcataaattgaaaaatattgctCCCaagttgatgaaacaaatttctatatgcttcttattcttagatctatagtagaaaaatattgcatgtggtttttgtgatacttttgtatagggttttatttaattcttgtatttgctgttatcatagaaaatgtctagtaaatagaataattatcagaaaaatatggttctagttttgttaatctcctttactgatgtactttgtaggaaaaatatatgtcatacatgttctatagagaaatattgatgtgtagttcaagtgcctttaattgatgatttttgttattttgatagagagcaaaaattgtataaaacatgtgtatgataatttttgtgcagtgattgttaactgtgtagaacataggaaaaatattaaatatgttgtttgatacttttcataatacaaagtattttcatgctcatatttatgccatagcttgtcatttttgtgtaggctattttacttatccaaatgccatgaaacttttatggtagtctacttagagtagtactatgctactgtaattttcttagatttttttgtgctaccaaaataggtgttgctgttcaaacctagtttcaattagggtttaattaacctttttaatgcatgtttagttaataatgtttgctttggtgtatctttgaagcatcttagcttgctgtggtgacttggcatgttagtacagtggttgtagtagtagtatagtagtacatgttcttggatgatgttggctaccttgtataagagctttacttctactatgttcaataaagttaaacatgttcatctatattccatgcatcatgatcattacatgtcatctctccgatgcacctatgtatgagcacttatacatctacatcatataggatcacaggaggagttgctagtagcagtttaggaagagcagaccaggatagatccataagaaatccaggcacaggaggtaccagaggaagaggagtaaggagaggacttgcccgagtgcgtggatcatcaacctagttcgttcgaacgaggcaagccccggagtattctaagtctcctactttataaaagcaattctttctatatatgagtttatatattgttgcattaagttgtaggagttgattgaaaccgttgatgcatttattactatccttgcctaccttattacctttttaccctgttaggtcgggattgaataactgcttagccttgcttagaccggtagcaatcggtgatttccggtcacctacatttataggtggttaccgaaagaatttagctttggaaagaatgatatcctggaattaaccatgtgtgatggataattggagaccggacggaaaagttggaggcaaccagacagggttctaggaTGCTGTTAGTTTTctgtctatgttgattaaggaccgatcgttgctcatccctcttgtcatgttgaacgtatgcctcacatttagctggccaaataaagtccctttcgaccgtgaagctagtgacactattcgagctggGATAAACTTGGATTGGCAGActagtgctgaagggggtatgatgaGGATgcaaagagtgagcccaaggtgtgtcctggctatcgggcggtccctgggtagtgcggtccatgactgttatcccgtggctacttggaaagtgtcattagtgatctgtagctcacttaatcggtgagtgtggtttgtgtgaggaataaatcaccagctggttaggaatcgatttgaatcgccattgCTCCttgatagtgagcacttgactcgagctacagcatcatagtaattatgatggaacactgatggttatctggatggtatgggatatgctaaatctaagttggtaactagatgttattggttaatcaagtgattgctatagtataggtgcttacctagatggataggtcataataaagatgatgcaaagtacttaaaatggtttcttcatgatagcttatgcttttcgtaaacgagtcagctagcccaccaAAGAAaggcttgcataatccttggtgtcgctttattttggtttaagacgggtaagtctagctgaggaccttctcgtactcagggcgttattctcattgttgttgtagatggtcaaatgtactacggctattgcattaactaccTATACCCGGtgatgggcgacaactaggaccaaggacaatggtcactccgtatctctcatctgatgcttttgttggagatgactacctaccgacactatatctgaaccaaaagtgtgtgtgtggctttaaaactatttgcttccactattttagtttgaacttgggttgtaataactttatgttctaaactccgatgtatccaactgtcattgcgaactttatgtaacatatgaCGGTGATTCCTaaacttgtatgatcttggtttgtatgtcgattggattgaaatccttcgtggtttcacggactaccgggttatacgggatTAAGTTatctaaattatctgcttcggcggaagatttctttacttaatcttgtataattggtcagttctgttatatTGCTCCCCCCTcttgtgtggcaataggttctacggGATCCtaaagaataggttcctcatcgtcattcattgttgccacaggcagaataacaataggtgctggcaccacagtatcttgcactatcggtgcagcaacagcaggtagtaagaaaaatggctcatgaatcatcggagtgggcgcatacacctgcttctcttcaaggtcaatttctcgagctaccatgctccccctcatcatttcatcctctaggaagacagcatgttgtgtttccataaactttgtatgtctgtctggacagtagaaatgaaaaccttttgacttttctgggtagccaataaaatggaaacttactgttttgggatctagtttcccaatgtttgggttaaatactttggcCTTggtaggactcccccacacacataagtggtttagtgagggtactcttcctatccacaactcatacggtgttttggcaccgacttacttggtactctattgagaatatgaatgttagtttttaacgcctccatccacaggctcaacggtaaggtggagtaacttatcatactgcgcaccatatccattaggATATGATTGCGTcatttagctactccattctactgaggttcgcccggtgtagaatactaggctactatgccattctcctgtaagaaccttgcaaaaggtctaggaacttggccatatggggtatgccgatcgTAGTACCCTTCCCccatggtcggacctgactatcttaatctttaaattgtgttggttttcaacttctgccttaaatatcttaaatttatccaatacttctgttctttctttgattggataaatgtagccataacgggagtaatcatccgtgaatgttatgaacgaatcataaccatccacactctttacaggaaatagACCACAGATgtttgtgtgaataatctataaaattcccgtgctttgtttggcatctttcttaattttctttacatactttccttttatgcattctctgcattgttctaaatctgagaactctaatggaggaagaatatcattcttaactagttttTCTATTCTCCtccttgaaatatggcctaaacgacagtgccataatttcaacgacgcatcgtgagctctctttcattttctgtttacatccgtagacgaggatacattctcattgtcgcatgcagtgttcccatcatcgcatacaacattcacatcatcacgtagtgataacaaatagtatgtgctctcttatgccaccatttctagagtaccactctgtcaccagctgctttatcagctgggtagcatatgtctttgaagagccagtgaactgactctttattctatcgaggtactcgatgaccgtgtcacactctgggattgagcccacaattgcaggctcaatcgtgttctttatcacagccaaacatttcttgttgacagtgacccacttcctatgcaaatccctctctctagttacacaagcggcatcagcctcgtttgtctccctcaccggtgccacaggctcagtgggacacggtgaggtgactactcaGTTCACCTCGGCCAAGATGAAGGTCAGgccaatctttttcttccacttcgTGTAGTTGTcatctttgagagtggggatctctttgatataacccatcaagttgtatccgcttaaaacacaattcatattgagtgagaacataaacataataataacaattgcatgccatagttctaacgttggtcaaaattaaaacatacaattgtcatctacactaattctacatcaccattgagcagaaatagaattaatgcataaatcattaaaattacgatattgttattaacaacgttggccagaaaataacaacatcataatcatgtcaaaatctctttttcttcaattaaatatcacgttggttcaaaataaccggagaataaactatttctttagcagcggaaaaactaattcaatttaatgaattttgcccacaggaaaaatctcttttctattttctttgagccatttatCCATTTCCCAGGAAATAAcgatttactggaaaaagaaaaggaaaaatggaCTCAAATCAGTACTGTTCCTTCGGCCTGACCAAGAAAGCGGCCCGGCCTACCTTGCGCGCGCGCGGCTCCCACCCAGGCCGCAacttgggcctgggccgggaaagcGGCTCGCCCGCTCATGCCCGCCTGGGCTTGCCTCCGGCCCGTTGCTTCCGCACCATTGATGCAGATCGGATGGTCGAGCGCGCGCTTCGGAGGATCAAAAACCGCGACACGGCGGCCAGCACCCGAAACCCTAGCCATTTGTTCTCTCGCCCTCTCTCTCTCGTGCGCGCACAGCTGCTCTCTGCTTAGCGCAGCAGCCCTCAGCATAACGAGCAGCAGCGGCGACCGAGCAACATGGCGTCATTGCCGGCCCCTTCGTCGACGCGCGCTCCCCACGCGGGTGAGCGTGCCTCCATCGAGCGGACTAGCGGCGGCGCCCTTGGCCAGAGCTTGCATGGCTTGGCCATCTTCCCGTGCGCCGGCGAGGCGGCAACGCGGTGCATGGCAAGGTAGGccccttcccctttccccttcttctctgaTTTGGATCTTCTTCTCTGTTCTTCTCGGATCTCATCcaattggggattagggttagggttacgtcaagttagggttagggttttctgTTCTTTTCTTGCCATGCGCCGGCGAAGACGGCGGTGTGGCACCTTTCcccacgcggtggcggtggtgaccagcAGTTAAGTGACGCCTGCCACcccccggtctcttttcattttcttttacccggttagggttagggtttcgattCGAACCGGATAGAACCCTCTGTTACTCTTCGATTTCTTTTCAATTCtctaccccatactagatctacacactggcaacccggctctgataccattgaagGGAATAGAGTACCTCTGAAACGTAGATCAGGGGATAAACATCTTACTTAGATGGAGAAAATGATTCCTTTACTTCGCCCTGGCACAGTTGCGATGCAGCCGCGTGGACGCCAGTGTCGTGGGAGCTCGGTGCGGTGGAGTCTAGCGTagtggtggcgatgcagaggcgacggtgacgCGAGGTGCCGCGGTCCGGTGGTGACGGCGAAGTTAGTGGGTCttctcgtcgctggcagcaccctctttagatcgggttaggttttGCTATTGGtggtcaacctcgtagttagagccctGGTCCCTACCTCTCTTTATAGTGTTGTGCGACGGGGCTCCACCAACCATGGTGTGGTTGGACGCCCCCAATCAGGACGTTGATCCCCAactgggccaattggtggagatcaaactaataTTGGCTACCATGAGAGAGAGAAGTAGTGGACAGTGGAGAGAGACGATGGGCTTAGTAGTGCGACATAGAAATGGAgcggtttttttttttgcaaagtagCCAACGGGCCCGTGTCTAGTCTGCACGGTGGCATGTCCATGTCATCTTTTGGGGCATGCGTGGCGTGTTTTTGGACTGGTGGTGAATGAGACAGATAGATCGAGGATCCAGACTGTAGCATTTTCAGTTCGAGGACCTAGATAGGAATCCACCAAAAGTCAATTTACTCCATGCTATAAATAGTTGTCATGTGTCCAGTCTCACGAATCCAACGGCGCATGGCGGTGTTGGAAAAGCGCGTCAAAACCTAACGGCGAAACGCCATCTCACTCCATTGGTCCCGACCCTGACGCGGCGACGACGCTCCAGCAGTGCGGCGGCGACCTGCTCGCGACGAGGCCAAGGCGCGGCTGCGAGATCGCAGTCAGCGTGCGGGCATAGGCCGGCAGGAGCACGCTGGGCTCGCTGAACCGACGGCCGGGCCCAAGGCTTAAAGGGTGATATTATGCCCGTGTTGTACTGGGATGGCCTGTTTGGCCATCTATAAGAGGGAGTGTAGGCTGTACTCCTAGGCAGTAGCATCCGTTCATcaaattacttttttttttaaTGAACGAAGGCAACACAAACACCAAAGGGCAAAGGCGGGCCCCGGATCGAAATGGGGTCCCAGTTTTGTCCGTGCGTGACTCAGCTCGTCCCTCCCCGACCCCGGCCTCTGGCTCCCCCATACGAGATCTCCTCCTTCGTAGCAGCCAGCGGCGGCAGCAATGGCGGACGACAACACGGTGACGCTGGTCCGCCTCATCCTCGCCATCATCCTCCCGCCGCTCGGCGTATTCCTCAAGCACGGCATCAAGGTTCGTCGACGATCCGCCGCCTTGTCGCTCGACGTACGTCGTCGTCGTAGGAACAGACGAACGGAGGCATGCATGCATCACGCACGCACGCCGGAGGAAATTGAATTCACGTCGTGCTGATGAATCTTTTTTTGGTATTGGTATGCATGCCCCATACCGTACCGTACGTGCAGGTGGAGTTCTGGATCTGCCTCATCCTGTCCTTCTTCGCCTACCTGCCCGGGATCATCTACGCCGTCTGGGTGATCATCAAGAGGGACGACTAGGAGCTAGCTAGTGATCAGCAACGCGCCACATGAATGACCGGACCACGCCAAGGCCGTGCATTAGCAGTAGTAGTGTACACGATTGGGTTATTCCGGCTTGGAAACaacatctttttttctttttttttattgtaATTAAGTGTAAGTAtagggaggaggagaagggtgACTATTAAAGGAGTCGTCCACCGCAGTTGTAGTTGTAGCTAGGCTTGTTTTGAGGATGCATGCAGGAAGCTGCTAGTTATATACATACATACTTTCTTGTCTTAAGCTCTCCCTCTTCGTCGCGGCTTCATCCACTCTCTCCCCCAGTCTCCTGCAGCGGCGTCGGCAGCATCAGCATGCATGCCCTTCCGTCGATCGGCAAGCTCTTTTCCTTCTCCCGCGGTGCAGGAAGTTACTTgcaaatcatcatcaattgaatatATAATACTTTATTACTGTGGTGATGACACAGCTGGCCTAAGTGTTCCAGACGCTGACGCAGCGTTGAGTGCAAGCAAAAGCTGACCTGACGCAACGGGTCAAGCAGTCAGAGATGGAGCCTGTAGTTTCAAGGTTTCTTTGCGGATGACTGACGAATCCTCTTCGCCCGTCAGATAGTTCGGTTTGGTAATGAGTTCAATATGAAGATGCGTCGAGTGAAGAAGAAGCTAGCACGCTTCGACTATTTGGATTTGGCGCAAGAAAGCAATGGTTTTGATTTTATTTGACAAGCTAATTAAAAGGAGGAACATTAATTGTGTATTGTGGCCGCCAAAGACAGGAACAACGCGCAAGCCGACACACCACACCACCAAGCAAATAAATCAGACAATGCAAAGACACGCTTTGCCTCGAGTCCCGACTCTTAATTTGAGACCCGGCGGCCAAGCATTCGAACTTAACAAACACACGGACCACAGCGACCAGAGACCACGCAAATCAACCGGCTAGTATTTGTGCTGGAAGTCCTCGGTGGCGGTCGTGGGCTGGTACCCGACACCATGCCGGTTGTTGGGAAACAGCATGAACACGTACCCCGCGACGCCGCCGACGACGGGCGGGAGCACGGCCATCATGGTGCGCTCGCTGAGCTCGAGCGCCGGGTAGAGGCAGGCGACGGTGTCGGCGTCGAGGAGCGCGATGGTGGCGAACACGAGCAGCGCCAGCGCGGCGTGGACGAAGTCGCCCGCGCGGAGGCGGTACGCCGACAGGTCCCGGGCGGCGGCGTCCGGGTCGGGCGTGAAGGTGCGCAGGCCCCGCGGCGTCACCACGCCGTAGTGGACGCGGCCGTCGGACCCCACGTAGCTGTCGGTGAAGGAGGAGAAGGCGCAGAAGGCGCCGCAGAGGGCCACCAGCGTCCCGCTGAGTACCTTGTTGAACGTCGCGCAGTGCCCGTTGTTGGTCACCAGCGGGGAAAGGAACTGGAGCAGGAACACCGTGCCGCTTGGGAGTAGCTTGATCAGGTCCGCCACGCCCCGCAGCGCACGGTCCGCCACGCTCACGGTCAAGCTCCGTGGCGCCGCCATATATAATCTCTTTGATTTGATCGGTCCGATCGATCGATCTATCGATGCCTAGCTGCTAGTTGCAGTTGCTGCTTGCTGGTTAGTACTACAGATACAGTGGTGAGCTAGTTTGTGGATCGATCGATCTGCTGTGTAATCTTGCTGTGTGCGACAAGCGGTGGCAAATCAATTGCAATGTTTTCAGCTGGCTTTACTTGGCGAGAGATAGGAATACGAATCATATGATGCAGTGCAACGATCTATAGCTCCCAGTACGTGCTTGCTAGTTGCTGGCAGCGCATATGCATCGTGTGGACGGGGGAACGCGCGAGGAATTGGAACGGTTGCTTGAAAGGATAGTCGATCTGTTTCCGGGGGGGAAAAGTGGCGTTGCTTGGTTTGCTTGCACTCCTGGGCGACATGGATCGATCGGTGATCAGTCGGTGGCGTTTTTGCATGCTTTAAGCAGCAGCAGGGATGACATGCATGCATAGCTTGAGCTTCTTGCCCGCCGGTCTCTATCCAGTCACTACTTGTACACAATCGAATATAcacacgcacggcttgcactaaCACAATCGAATATATAAGTTCGACTTTGCACTAACACATATAGTAGCGCCTATCATGTCTCTAGATAGCAGCTGCTTGCTTGTGTGAAGGAAACGATTCCTCCTCCTATGGACGGTCGAGTGCGTGGGCACCGATCAATCGGCCGGCTCCTCTACCTGTACTTGACTGATGGTCGTCACATAAAAAAAGGTGGTGTTTGTGGCTTAAGATAGCATGACGACGCCTATGCCAAGTTCCCGACCCAATATTCAATTCGTGCGGGCTCTTTTGACATGATTATTTCAAATTTTTCATGGTGCGACGCTGTTGTTTGTTGCAGTGGGGATGTGCGTTATACTGCTACGACGGAGGACACCGGCAGGTTCCACGGCACAAACATCCTAGGGGGCGTTTCCGGTTATTTGGGCAATTTCTCATGGCAAAGTATGATCAGTAGTCATGCCATCGGCTAGGAGATTCCGTTTCCCTTTCCCGGCGGCCGTCCTCCACTCAAAACGAGCGTTAGGAGCCTAGGACTAGGACTCTGGTCACGTTTAGGAGTATATATAACGCTACCAACGggaaaatgtgtgtttttttccCTTCGGTTCCTTAATTTCTACGTTGCTCTATTGAATATGCGTTCGGACGTCACGTTCCCATCGGATGCATCGAACCACACACACAAAAGCTTTGATCGCGCGCTCCGCTCGCTCCTGCCCGCGCGCCTCGCTCCGCACACGCCGCTCGCTTCCGCCCGCGCCGCGTCCCGTCGCCTACGCAGATTTGCACCGTGCTGCTGTAATGGATCGACGGCGTCGAGGTGCAGGGCCATGCCACCGTCTTCGTTACCAAGCTTTTCGGTCCCGTCGGCCCTGTCCTCCCTCACCGCCGTCCCCGAGCCACAACGCCCAGATATAGTCTTGCCACAACTGCCTCCACCGCAGCAGGCCGCCTCCATCCTACTGTcatggccgcctccaccgcgTCGGGTGCCGCCATCTGCTGTCGCGCCCCGCCTCCACCGCTTCAGTTCGCCACGCCGTCCATGCCATGTTGCGCTGAAAAACgcgtgttgcaaacgtatgttccagaagtttagatgtttcagaggcatgttggaagtgtttcatacggatgttgcaaaagtagatcgagatgtgtatatgttgcaatggtttatacacgtatgtttcaagcgtctgttcccaatgtttcatcttcttttttcagACATATgatgcaagtgtgtttatctggatgttgcatatgtttcacacatgtgttgcaaatgttttatctggatgttgcgtatgtttgcaatggttttcaagtgttctttcacatgtttttgcaagtgtttcagacacatgtttcaggtgtttcatctgtcttcttctgtatgttgcaagtattgcatctaaatgtttcaaaagtagatcaggtgttgcacatGGGGTGCGCGAGCGGTCCCCGCACGGCGGTGTAGGCAACGTCCGAACAACGCAGGCCTCATGTGGGCGCACGAAACGCAGGCGCGGGCGGACGACGTCCGAGCGGTGCGGGCCTCGCGTGACGCGCGAAACAAGGCGTGGAAACGCGCTGCAGCCGCGCGCGCCCGGGCGCTATAGCAGTGTCGTTTAAATATAGATTTTCGAGGCAATGGGACATAAAATGATTTACCATAATGTAAGGCTTCAAATTTCTGTAGATTCCGAGAATGACATGCACTATTATTTATCTTAGGTCAAACTATTATAAGTTTGCTCAAGTTTATAGAGACAAGTCTTAACATTTACGCCTTTAAATGAGTATATAAAAATATATCGCATAATGTATCTAAGAGAgtcatttgatatcataaataataTTGTTTTGTCTATAAATTCGATCAAATTTTATGATAATTTGACTTAggaaaattcaaagtaaatacATGTATTTAGGATGGATGCAGTATATAATTGGTTGACGGTTGAAATAGTGCACTACAATGGAAGTGCACTCACTTCAATTTTCAAAGAATGTTTTCTCTAACAATCTCAATGCCCAAAAAACATTAAAGTTTGCTTTAAACTCCAAAGCGCAATAATAGCAACATACATGACACTCCAGTAATGACTAATGAGCATGCCATCCAGACAAAACGCAATAATAATGGCAACATGATTTCTACGGTGACCATAAaaaacatactccctccattcttctGTTATAAGACACAACTTGACATCACACGGTCTTCCAAATTATACTTTGACAatctatttattttattttagatTATTTATACTTATAAAATTATATATGACGGTCACTCTTCCAAATCGTGATGTTGGTTTCGTCTAGGCTGAGGATGGGCTGGCATTGTGAAGTGTGTATTCATTCTCATTGCTGGTGGGAGCCCAATCGAATGGCCCATTTTAGGGGGTCTCGACAGCTTCGCAATTTCCGCCTCAATCTCTGGAAGATTGGGCCCAGCCCACCTCCAGTGGTGGTGCGGTGCAGCCAATTCAAGAGAAGGACGGGGGCGTGGTAAccaggaccccccggtccaaccATACCGCTAGTCCGCGGTCACGCTCACGCGTAGGCTAACCAAACCAACCCAAAGGTTGGGTTGCAGTCGCAAACGCAAGCGCAAGCGCAAGCGCAAGCGGTCGAGCTCGAGCCCAATCCAGCGGAAACCCCCAACCCTAGCTCCCGACTCGAGCCGATCGACCCccgatccgatccgatccgatcTAATGTTCCCCACCGTCGACGACCCCTCCGCCGCCGGCGCCAtggtctcctcctccttccctgACGCCGACGCGTACGGCAACGGCGACTCCGACGACCTCGACTTCCCCGTCGACCCAAACCCCAACCCGGTCTTCTCCTCCTCCCACGTCGCCGCGGCCCCCGCGTCCGGGGccggggagcggcgcccgctgtTCCAGCGCCTGTGGACGGACGAGGACGAGATCGTGATCCTGCGCGCCTTCGCCGAGTTCACGGCGCAGCGGGGCACCTCCTTCGCGTCGCACCAGTACGACACCACCCCCTTCTACGAGGACATGCGCCGCCGCCTCAACACCGGCTTCACCAAGAACCAGCTCGTCGAGAAGATCCGCCGCCTCAAGCGCAAGTACCGCAACTGCGTCGAGCGCCTCCGCGTCGCCGGCGCCGGCTTCACCTTCCGCTCCCCGCACGAGCAGGCCATCTTCGAGATCGCCCGCACCATCTGGCGCCCCGCCTCCGACAAGCACGGCCgcgactccgacgacgagggcGGCGGCAACGCCCACGACGCCGCCTTCGCCATGCCCACCTTCGGGAtcgacgccgccgccgcaaaCGGGGATTCCGCCAAGtccccgacctcgaggccacgccgtggccgccgccgccgccgcacgggcGACTTCCCCGCCGACGCGGTCGCCGAGACGCTCGCGCTGCCGCCGGCGCACATGCAGATGCCGGTGATGACCGAGGACGCGCTCCCCTCGTACCCGCAGGTGACTGCGGCGGCGGTCATGGACGGTGGCTGCGGCCTCAGCGTGGACCCGGCCTCTGGGCTGCCGGGCGCGCTGTCAGCGGCAACGGCCGTATCCGGCAGCAGCACCGCGGAGAACCCCATCCTGGCGGCGATGTTCAAGGAGATGGTACGCGCGATGCTTAGCGTCGGTGGCGGGGGCGGCACCACGGGGCTTCTGGGGCTGGAGCCGCCGCCCCCTATCGCCGGGGTGCCGATGGAAGGGGAGAAGTGGCGGCAGCAGCGGATCCGGGAGCTGGAGGTGTACCTGCGTCGGATCGACCTGCTGCAGGACCAGGCGAGGGCGGCGCTGGAGGAACTCAGGTCCGCGCCGCACGCCGGAGGCATGAACACTTGATCATCTTGGGTT
It encodes:
- the LOC136498538 gene encoding protein DMP2-like; the encoded protein is MAAPRSLTVSVADRALRGVADLIKLLPSGTVFLLQFLSPLVTNNGHCATFNKVLSGTLVALCGAFCAFSSFTDSYVGSDGRVHYGVVTPRGLRTFTPDPDAAARDLSAYRLRAGDFVHAALALLVFATIALLDADTVACLYPALELSERTMMAVLPPVVGGVAGYVFMLFPNNRHGVGYQPTTATEDFQHKY
- the LOC136544515 gene encoding probable transcription factor At3g04930, whose translation is MFPTVDDPSAAGAMVSSSFPDADAYGNGDSDDLDFPVDPNPNPVFSSSHVAAAPASGAGERRPLFQRLWTDEDEIVILRAFAEFTAQRGTSFASHQYDTTPFYEDMRRRLNTGFTKNQLVEKIRRLKRKYRNCVERLRVAGAGFTFRSPHEQAIFEIARTIWRPASDKHGRDSDDEGGGNAHDAAFAMPTFGIDAAAANGDSAKSPTSRPRRGRRRRRTGDFPADAVAETLALPPAHMQMPVMTEDALPSYPQVTAAAVMDGGCGLSVDPASGLPGALSAATAVSGSSTAENPILAAMFKEMVRAMLSVGGGGGTTGLLGLEPPPPIAGVPMEGEKWRQQRIRELEVYLRRIDLLQDQARAALEELRSAPHAGGMNT